The following coding sequences lie in one Acidobacteriota bacterium genomic window:
- a CDS encoding UbiD family decarboxylase, whose protein sequence is MATRHPLGNLRQFLQLLRRENQLATIEVEVDPYLEAAEIHRRVIGQGGPALLFKRIRGSRFPVVTNLFGTARRIELAFGRGPQQLVQQVATLAQTLLPPRLGRLWGHRNLAWEALKLGTRSVQRGSALECNQQPADLSRLPILTTWEEDGGPFITLPLVYTQHPGNGSHNLGIYRLQVYDTRSTGMHWQIQKGGGFHYDLAEASNEALPVTVFLGGPPSLILAAIAPLPENVGELMVASLLGGHRIPMVHPEGSPHPFPAEAEFVLQGSVPPRQRRTEGPFGDHYGYYSPAHEYPVFQVERLMHRRDAIYPATVVGKPRQEDFFIGDYLQELLSPLFPLVMPGVRDLWSYGETGFHSLAAAVVRERYGREAMTSAFRILGEGQLSLTKILMATDTPMDLRNFPALLQHVLERIEWETDFFVLSNLSMDTLDSCGPQINRGSKAILLGMGAAKRELPRQFVGEVPGGVGEVAAFCPGCLVIGGSSFSEEPGQPERLVRWPDFQSWPLLILTDDPSISQDSSRFLWSVFTRFEPAADVHAAQTTVRRHHLCYQAPILVDARMKPSYPPEVASAPDVERTVDRRWREYFPKSEVRSVK, encoded by the coding sequence ATGGCAACTCGGCATCCCTTGGGAAATCTGCGACAGTTTCTGCAACTCCTGCGGCGGGAGAACCAGCTTGCGACCATCGAGGTCGAAGTGGATCCCTATCTGGAGGCCGCCGAGATCCATCGGCGAGTGATTGGGCAAGGCGGTCCCGCCCTGCTGTTCAAGCGCATCCGGGGAAGCCGGTTTCCGGTGGTCACCAATCTGTTCGGCACGGCGCGGCGCATCGAGCTGGCCTTTGGCAGGGGGCCCCAGCAACTGGTCCAACAGGTGGCCACTTTGGCTCAGACCCTGCTGCCACCCCGGTTGGGGCGCCTTTGGGGCCACCGCAACCTCGCCTGGGAAGCCCTCAAGCTGGGGACTCGCAGTGTTCAGCGGGGATCGGCGCTGGAATGCAATCAGCAGCCCGCGGACCTCTCCCGCTTGCCGATTCTGACCACGTGGGAAGAAGACGGCGGTCCCTTCATTACCCTGCCCCTGGTCTACACCCAGCACCCCGGCAATGGAAGTCACAACCTGGGAATATACCGTCTGCAGGTCTATGACACCCGATCCACCGGCATGCATTGGCAGATCCAAAAGGGAGGAGGATTTCACTACGACCTGGCCGAGGCCTCCAACGAGGCGCTGCCGGTCACGGTCTTCCTCGGGGGACCTCCGTCGCTGATCCTGGCTGCCATCGCTCCCCTCCCCGAGAACGTCGGAGAACTGATGGTGGCTTCCTTGCTGGGTGGCCACCGTATCCCCATGGTTCACCCCGAAGGCAGCCCTCACCCCTTTCCGGCGGAGGCGGAGTTTGTGCTGCAGGGGAGCGTCCCGCCACGTCAGAGACGCACGGAAGGCCCCTTCGGCGACCACTACGGCTACTACTCACCGGCCCACGAATACCCCGTCTTCCAGGTGGAGCGGCTGATGCACCGGCGGGACGCCATCTACCCGGCAACCGTGGTGGGCAAGCCGAGACAGGAAGACTTCTTCATCGGCGACTATCTGCAGGAACTGCTCAGTCCCCTGTTCCCCCTGGTCATGCCCGGAGTGCGGGACCTTTGGAGCTACGGAGAGACGGGATTTCATTCCCTGGCGGCGGCGGTTGTGCGGGAACGCTACGGCCGGGAAGCCATGACCTCTGCTTTCAGAATCCTGGGAGAAGGCCAACTCTCGCTGACCAAAATTCTGATGGCGACCGATACACCCATGGACCTGAGGAACTTCCCTGCCCTGCTGCAACACGTTCTGGAGCGCATCGAGTGGGAGACGGACTTCTTCGTCCTCTCCAACCTTTCCATGGACACGCTGGACAGTTGCGGACCGCAGATCAATCGGGGAAGCAAGGCCATCCTGCTGGGGATGGGAGCAGCCAAGCGCGAACTACCCCGGCAGTTTGTGGGCGAGGTTCCGGGCGGAGTGGGAGAAGTCGCCGCCTTCTGCCCCGGTTGCCTGGTGATCGGCGGATCGAGCTTCTCGGAGGAGCCCGGCCAACCGGAACGCCTGGTCCGCTGGCCCGACTTTCAGTCCTGGCCCCTGCTGATCCTGACCGACGACCCCTCCATATCCCAGGACTCCTCCCGCTTCCTGTGGTCGGTCTTCACACGCTTCGAGCCGGCCGCCGACGTCCATGCGGCTCAGACCACCGTGCGGCGCCATCATCTCTGCTACCAGGCTCCCATCCTGGTGGATGCCAGAATGAAGCCCTCCTATCCCCCCGAGGTCGCCTCTGCGCCTGACGTTGAACGAACCGTCGACCGGCGTTGGAGGGAATATTTTCCGAAGAGTGAGGTGAGAAGTGTGAAGTGA
- a CDS encoding methyltransferase domain-containing protein, whose protein sequence is MRRAGEHSWQARAFAWAIAHGTDPYERWMAGRKRGLLGDLSGEVVEIGPGSGVNLPYLPREVRWTGIEPNPCFHPYILKEAARLDRPVRVRIGVAEDLELEDASVDAVVGTLVLCSVDRVEAVLEEILRVLKPGGRYCFLEHVAAPSGSWLRRLQRAVRPVWSTVLDGCRPDADTRVQIARAGFSQLKWEEFQAPLPVVSPHICGFAEKGREET, encoded by the coding sequence ATGCGTCGAGCCGGAGAGCACAGTTGGCAAGCCCGTGCCTTTGCCTGGGCCATAGCTCACGGAACCGATCCCTACGAGCGCTGGATGGCCGGGCGCAAGCGGGGCCTGCTCGGTGATCTCTCCGGAGAGGTCGTGGAGATCGGACCCGGAAGCGGCGTCAATCTGCCCTACCTGCCCAGAGAAGTCCGGTGGACGGGCATCGAGCCCAATCCCTGCTTCCACCCCTATATCCTGAAAGAAGCGGCTCGGCTGGACCGGCCGGTCCGCGTGAGAATCGGTGTGGCAGAGGATCTCGAATTAGAGGATGCAAGTGTGGATGCCGTGGTCGGAACCCTGGTTCTTTGCTCGGTGGATCGGGTGGAGGCGGTTCTGGAGGAGATCCTGCGCGTGCTCAAGCCCGGCGGACGCTACTGCTTTCTGGAGCACGTTGCGGCGCCGTCAGGCAGTTGGCTGCGACGGCTTCAGCGCGCGGTGCGTCCGGTGTGGAGCACCGTGCTCGACGGTTGCCGGCCCGATGCGGACACCCGGGTGCAGATTGCCCGAGCCGGTTTCTCCCAATTGAAGTGGGAGGAGTTTCAGGCGCCGTTGCCCGTGGTAAGTCCACACATCTGCGGTTTCGCCGAAAAAGGTCGGGAGGAAACTTGA
- a CDS encoding TetR/AcrR family transcriptional regulator, with amino-acid sequence MPTDTRDQILDTAERLFAEFGIDGVSIRTITAEARVNLAAIHYHFGSKESLVKEVFVRRIDPLNRERLRLLDDLLARSLPQKPKLEELVRILVGPPLRLWLQAEKGETFTRLCGRIYSESSGPLQTMFVDLFQEVVRRFSAAFEQAAPELPRTELMWRMHFVIGAMVHTLMQVGFVRQLRAEAGEGNEVEANIERLTRFATAGLQAPLAQTEVSEMAGQGKREVLG; translated from the coding sequence TTGCCAACCGACACCCGAGATCAGATTCTGGATACGGCCGAACGACTCTTTGCCGAGTTTGGCATCGACGGGGTCTCGATCCGAACCATTACGGCGGAAGCTCGGGTGAACCTGGCTGCCATTCACTATCACTTCGGTTCCAAGGAGTCTCTGGTCAAGGAAGTCTTTGTCCGCCGTATCGATCCTCTCAACCGCGAGCGGTTGCGACTGCTGGACGATCTCCTCGCGCGCTCCCTGCCGCAAAAGCCCAAACTGGAGGAGCTGGTGCGTATCCTGGTGGGGCCACCGTTGCGCTTGTGGCTGCAGGCGGAAAAGGGCGAGACTTTCACCCGGCTCTGCGGCCGGATCTACTCCGAGTCCTCGGGGCCGCTCCAGACCATGTTCGTGGATCTTTTTCAGGAAGTGGTCCGACGTTTTTCGGCGGCATTCGAGCAGGCGGCTCCCGAGCTGCCCAGGACCGAACTCATGTGGCGCATGCACTTTGTCATCGGAGCCATGGTCCACACCTTGATGCAGGTTGGATTCGTGCGGCAATTGCGAGCCGAAGCCGGCGAAGGAAACGAGGTCGAGGCCAATATCGAGCGGCTGACCCGGTTCGCAACTGCCGGATTGCAGGCCCCGCTGGCGCAAACAGAAGTTTCGGAAATGGCAGGGCAGGGCAAGAGGGAGGTTTTGGGATGA